The following are encoded together in the Pontibacter liquoris genome:
- a CDS encoding peptide-N-glycosidase F-related protein, with product MNSTFYRNMLASFLVAILAFFSTATYAADTLHVVTHNRVTVVTDPAKGTNTYKAWGKFPSAKEAIRSIKLRVRFACPDSMRCADWDYKDHITIRRTGGAKGVSQDYEIGRMLTPYGGAFGKDWKFDWEVDVTDFSMLLRDSVEIEYNHTGWEPNKDRGWSVTLDFEIVKGRPAWEPVSIRKIYDGTFSYGDSTNSIENALKPVTFAAASQAAFARLRVVQTGHGMDEPDGCGEFCNKYRELWYDGKMIDKRDIWKRCGDNPLYPQAGTWVYDRANWCPGNLMQPDLYNLPVRAGGQHTIDLNMQPYVPSSNPSATEVITAYLVQYKKAAAANDVALEAIVRPSLEDAYSRRNPAALQPEIVVKNMGSAPVRSINIRYGVKGAARSKYNWKGTLAPGASAVIALPGIINGKTGLNAFEVELLQPNGKRDAYTADNKRSSRFKAVPKHGGDIIISLLTNEQPAQNSFALIDGNGKVYHERALGSLKTNTLYRDTLHLPAGRYQFMVLDSAGDGLEFWANPKGGRGKVRLLNTAGAMLKDFESDFGSSLYYDFEVGQPVTPIAQQSSISLYPTRTNDKTTLDYYANFPEDVVVQLVADPGDAVVEEHRYPHLKEGVFTYDLSRFPKGRFFLKVLVNGQEKFKKRIRLKE from the coding sequence ATGAACAGTACCTTTTACAGAAACATGCTGGCCTCCTTCCTGGTGGCTATACTTGCGTTTTTTTCTACAGCCACCTACGCCGCCGACACGCTGCACGTGGTAACGCACAACCGCGTAACCGTGGTAACCGACCCGGCCAAAGGCACCAACACCTATAAAGCTTGGGGCAAGTTCCCATCTGCCAAAGAAGCTATTAGAAGTATAAAACTGCGCGTGCGTTTTGCCTGTCCGGATAGTATGCGCTGCGCCGACTGGGATTATAAAGATCATATTACCATCCGCCGCACGGGCGGTGCCAAAGGAGTTTCGCAGGACTATGAGATCGGCCGGATGCTGACGCCCTACGGCGGCGCGTTTGGCAAAGACTGGAAGTTTGACTGGGAAGTAGACGTCACGGATTTCAGCATGCTGCTGCGAGACAGTGTGGAGATCGAGTACAACCACACCGGCTGGGAACCCAACAAAGATCGCGGCTGGAGCGTTACGCTGGACTTTGAGATCGTGAAAGGCCGCCCGGCCTGGGAGCCTGTCAGTATCCGGAAGATCTACGACGGCACCTTCAGCTACGGCGACAGCACCAACAGCATCGAAAATGCTCTGAAGCCGGTTACATTTGCGGCAGCCAGCCAGGCGGCTTTTGCCCGGCTGCGCGTGGTGCAGACCGGCCACGGCATGGATGAGCCCGATGGCTGCGGCGAGTTTTGTAACAAGTACCGGGAACTGTGGTACGACGGCAAAATGATAGACAAGCGCGACATTTGGAAGCGCTGCGGCGATAATCCGTTGTACCCGCAGGCTGGTACCTGGGTGTATGACCGCGCCAACTGGTGCCCTGGAAACCTCATGCAGCCCGACCTTTATAACCTGCCTGTCCGGGCCGGCGGGCAGCACACCATCGACCTTAACATGCAGCCGTATGTTCCTTCTTCTAATCCCAGTGCCACCGAGGTGATCACGGCTTACCTGGTGCAGTATAAAAAAGCTGCGGCTGCAAACGATGTGGCACTGGAAGCTATTGTCAGGCCTTCTCTGGAAGATGCTTACAGCCGCCGGAATCCTGCGGCCCTGCAACCGGAGATTGTGGTGAAAAATATGGGCTCGGCGCCTGTCAGAAGTATAAATATCCGTTACGGTGTAAAGGGCGCCGCCCGTAGCAAGTATAACTGGAAAGGCACCCTGGCGCCCGGCGCTTCTGCCGTGATTGCCCTGCCGGGTATTATCAACGGGAAAACCGGCCTGAATGCCTTTGAAGTGGAATTGCTGCAGCCCAATGGCAAACGCGATGCCTATACAGCCGATAATAAAAGAAGCAGCCGGTTTAAAGCGGTTCCAAAGCACGGGGGCGACATCATCATCTCGCTGCTGACAAACGAGCAGCCGGCGCAAAACAGCTTCGCGCTCATCGACGGCAACGGCAAAGTATACCACGAAAGGGCGCTCGGCTCGCTGAAAACCAATACCCTTTACCGCGATACGCTGCACCTGCCCGCCGGCAGGTACCAGTTCATGGTACTCGATTCAGCGGGCGACGGGCTGGAGTTCTGGGCCAACCCCAAAGGCGGGCGCGGCAAAGTGCGTTTGCTTAACACGGCAGGCGCCATGCTGAAGGATTTCGAATCGGATTTCGGCTCCTCGCTATACTATGATTTTGAGGTGGGGCAGCCTGTAACGCCCATTGCGCAGCAAAGCTCTATTAGCTTGTACCCCACGCGCACCAACGACAAAACGACGCTTGATTATTACGCCAACTTTCCGGAGGACGTGGTTGTGCAGTTGGTTGCCGATCCGGGCGACGCCGTGGTGGAAGAGCACCGTTACCCACATTTAAAAGAAGGGGTGTTTACCTATGATCTGAGCCGTTTTCCGAAAGGCCGTTTCTTCCTGAAAGTGCTCGTGAACGGACAGGAGAAATTTAAAAAACGCATCCGCCTAAAAGAATAA
- a CDS encoding glycoside hydrolase family 27 protein, which produces MQPESSPGKTARSRPQTPIMGWSSWNNFHVNINEDIIKAQADHMVSSGMQAAGYTYINIDDGFFGGRDAAGNLLAHPVRFPGGMKALSDYIHAKGLLAGIYSDAGINTCASYWDKDTVGVGMGLRGHEAQDMRRLLQEWNYDFIKVDWCGGDWLGLDEQTQYTLIGNLIRQIRPDVVYNVCRWKFPGQWVVPLADSWRVSGDIDNTFASVMHIVDLNADLWKYASPGHVNDMDMLQVGRGMSYEEDKTHFSMWCMLSSPLLLGNDLRSMTPETIGILTNKELIALNQDRLVYQARRLYDNGDLEVWAKPLQSTMSGEVAVALLNRSAKAAAITFRPDSVGLDAAKGYTLRDLWEKKAYGTSTKKEVGFNVPAHGVVVLKLVGTSKPYNVFQYK; this is translated from the coding sequence GTGCAACCGGAAAGTAGCCCCGGGAAAACAGCCCGTAGCCGCCCGCAAACGCCCATTATGGGCTGGTCGAGCTGGAACAATTTCCATGTCAACATCAACGAGGACATCATCAAAGCACAGGCCGATCATATGGTTTCGTCGGGCATGCAGGCGGCGGGCTATACGTATATCAACATCGACGACGGCTTTTTTGGCGGGCGCGACGCGGCGGGTAATCTGCTGGCGCATCCGGTCCGGTTCCCCGGTGGCATGAAAGCCCTGAGCGACTACATTCATGCAAAAGGACTCCTTGCCGGCATCTACTCTGACGCCGGCATCAACACCTGCGCCTCTTACTGGGACAAAGACACAGTCGGCGTGGGCATGGGCCTGCGCGGGCACGAGGCGCAGGATATGCGACGGCTGCTGCAGGAGTGGAACTACGATTTCATTAAGGTAGACTGGTGCGGCGGCGACTGGCTTGGGCTGGACGAACAGACGCAGTATACGCTTATCGGCAACCTGATCCGGCAGATCCGTCCGGATGTGGTCTATAACGTTTGCCGCTGGAAGTTTCCGGGCCAGTGGGTGGTGCCCCTGGCAGACTCCTGGCGTGTTTCAGGCGATATTGACAATACCTTTGCCTCCGTGATGCACATTGTGGACCTGAACGCGGACCTCTGGAAATACGCCTCGCCGGGCCATGTAAATGATATGGACATGCTGCAGGTAGGCCGGGGCATGAGTTACGAGGAAGACAAAACGCACTTTTCGATGTGGTGCATGCTCAGTTCCCCGCTGCTGCTGGGCAACGACCTTCGCAGCATGACACCCGAAACCATCGGCATCCTGACAAACAAAGAATTGATCGCCCTTAACCAGGACCGGCTCGTGTACCAGGCCCGGCGGCTCTACGACAACGGCGACCTGGAAGTATGGGCAAAGCCCCTTCAGTCTACCATGAGCGGAGAGGTGGCCGTTGCCCTGCTCAACCGGTCCGCTAAAGCAGCCGCCATCACCTTCCGCCCGGATTCTGTGGGGCTAGATGCGGCGAAAGGCTACACCCTGCGCGATCTGTGGGAGAAGAAGGCGTATGGCACCTCAACAAAAAAAGAAGTTGGTTTTAATGTACCGGCCCACGGCGTAGTCGTGCTGAAGCTGGTGGGCACTTCTAAACCTTACAACGTTTTCCAATATAAATAA
- a CDS encoding DUF4091 domain-containing protein yields MPMRYFLVLILLLLKGALPAHAQITPVQPLVRVSFASSDTRFSQDQAPQVPQQNKWEATAWKGEKVQTQLLVWTKRDIGQLRVKISDLTSGKGNRIGADNGKAGFVRYVLTDEFGEGCGHRKTTDFDSSLVADPIDTVTSIAVQKNTLQPVWLSIQVPANTPAGKYKGVVTVQADKPYTLQVALTVQNRVLPPASQWAFDLDLWQHPAAIARVHGVPLWSPEHYRYMQPYYEMLAAAGQKSITTSIIDEPWNHQTYDDFPGLIKWIKQKDGTWTYDYSLFDAYVAFVMRCGIKERINCYTMIPWKLSFPYYDAGSGKDAVLVAKPGSAEYNAFWASMLKDFARHLKQKGWFGITSISMDERPMPDMQAVIELLKSVDPGWKITMAGDYHPEIEPEIFDYSLAVNWTFDAEALKRRKAQEKPSTFYTSCSHALPNAFTFSPPAEQAWLGWYAASKGFTGYLRWAYNSWVQHPAQDSRFRTWPAGDTYQVYPGPMSSIRFEKLKEGIQDFEKIRLLREEFRQKGDQQKLGELDRILAAFELPVLEKKGAAATVQQAKAALNKL; encoded by the coding sequence ATGCCCATGAGGTACTTTCTGGTCCTGATCCTGCTTCTTTTGAAGGGCGCCCTGCCTGCACATGCGCAGATAACCCCTGTGCAGCCGCTGGTGCGGGTGAGTTTTGCCAGCAGCGATACCCGGTTTTCGCAGGACCAGGCACCGCAGGTGCCGCAGCAAAACAAGTGGGAGGCAACAGCCTGGAAAGGCGAGAAAGTGCAGACGCAGCTCCTTGTCTGGACCAAGCGCGATATCGGGCAGCTCCGCGTAAAAATCAGTGACCTGACCAGCGGAAAAGGCAACCGCATCGGCGCGGACAATGGCAAGGCCGGTTTTGTGCGCTACGTGCTCACCGATGAATTTGGCGAAGGTTGCGGCCACCGCAAAACAACAGATTTCGATTCCTCCTTGGTTGCCGATCCCATCGATACAGTTACAAGTATAGCCGTGCAGAAAAATACGCTGCAGCCCGTGTGGCTAAGTATACAAGTGCCAGCCAACACCCCTGCCGGCAAGTATAAGGGGGTAGTTACGGTTCAGGCAGATAAGCCTTATACCTTGCAGGTTGCGTTAACAGTGCAGAACCGGGTATTGCCGCCAGCCAGCCAGTGGGCCTTTGACCTGGACTTATGGCAGCATCCGGCGGCTATTGCCCGCGTGCATGGGGTGCCGTTGTGGAGCCCGGAGCATTACCGGTATATGCAACCCTACTATGAAATGCTGGCGGCTGCCGGGCAGAAAAGTATCACCACCAGCATTATAGACGAACCCTGGAACCACCAGACCTATGATGACTTTCCGGGCCTGATCAAATGGATCAAGCAAAAAGACGGTACCTGGACGTATGATTACAGCCTTTTTGATGCGTATGTGGCGTTTGTGATGCGCTGCGGCATTAAAGAGCGGATCAACTGCTACACGATGATACCCTGGAAACTGTCGTTCCCCTACTATGACGCTGGTTCAGGTAAAGATGCCGTGCTGGTGGCCAAACCCGGCTCAGCCGAATACAACGCCTTCTGGGCAAGTATGCTCAAAGACTTTGCCCGCCACCTGAAGCAGAAAGGCTGGTTCGGGATAACGAGTATTTCGATGGATGAACGGCCCATGCCCGACATGCAGGCGGTGATCGAACTTTTGAAGAGCGTGGACCCGGGCTGGAAAATTACGATGGCCGGCGATTATCATCCCGAAATAGAGCCTGAAATTTTTGATTACAGCCTGGCTGTGAACTGGACCTTTGATGCCGAAGCGCTGAAGCGGCGCAAGGCCCAGGAAAAGCCGAGCACCTTTTATACCAGTTGTTCCCATGCCTTACCCAACGCATTTACGTTTTCGCCGCCTGCCGAGCAGGCCTGGTTGGGCTGGTACGCGGCCAGCAAAGGGTTTACCGGCTACCTGCGCTGGGCCTACAACAGCTGGGTGCAGCATCCTGCGCAGGACAGCCGCTTCAGGACCTGGCCCGCAGGCGATACCTACCAGGTATACCCCGGCCCGATGAGCTCTATCCGCTTCGAAAAATTAAAAGAAGGCATTCAGGATTTTGAGAAAATACGCTTGCTCCGCGAGGAGTTCCGGCAGAAAGGCGACCAGCAGAAGCTCGGAGAGCTGGACAGGATACTGGCCGCTTTTGAATTACCGGTACTGGAAAAAAAGGGTGCGGCAGCAACGGTGCAGCAAGCGAAAGCTGCCCTGAACAAGCTCTAA
- a CDS encoding sialidase family protein yields MIRLLFACSFLLTSLFAKAQLTDVPVFVSGQEGHKSYRIPGIIGLPNGELLAFAEGRVHGAADFGDVNIVMKRSTDNGKTWQPLQTVVDYDTLQAGNAAPVVDLTDPAYPKGRIFLFYNTGNAHEYEVRKGNGLREVWYVTSVDNGKSWSSPVNITTQVHRPNMPKANPAYAFKEDWRSYANTPGHALQFSEGKYKGRIFVAANHSAGPPKQNFEDYAAHGFYTDDHGKTFRLSETVPETGSNEATAAPLTGGRLMLNARNQQGDVRARIVSISSDGGATWDTTYFDHQLPDPVNEGSLLRIGTGKGKAILAFSNAADPQRRDNLTLRLSYDEGKTWPRQYLIAKSPDNEQDYAAYSDLVKVGKDKIGILYEKNGYRQIVFTVVPVALKVKK; encoded by the coding sequence ATGATTCGCTTACTCTTTGCTTGCTCTTTTCTCCTCACTTCCCTCTTCGCCAAGGCCCAGCTAACGGACGTGCCTGTTTTTGTTTCCGGGCAGGAGGGACATAAATCGTATCGCATACCCGGCATAATTGGCCTGCCCAACGGCGAGCTGCTGGCCTTTGCTGAAGGCCGCGTGCACGGCGCAGCCGACTTTGGCGACGTGAACATTGTGATGAAACGCAGCACCGACAATGGCAAGACCTGGCAGCCCCTGCAGACGGTGGTAGACTATGACACGCTGCAGGCCGGCAACGCTGCACCTGTGGTAGACCTGACTGACCCGGCTTATCCGAAGGGCCGCATCTTTTTATTTTACAACACCGGCAATGCGCACGAGTACGAAGTACGCAAAGGAAACGGCCTTCGGGAAGTATGGTACGTCACCTCTGTGGATAACGGCAAGTCCTGGTCCAGTCCGGTGAATATTACCACGCAGGTGCACCGCCCGAACATGCCCAAAGCCAACCCGGCCTATGCGTTTAAGGAAGACTGGCGCTCTTACGCCAATACCCCCGGCCATGCCCTGCAGTTTAGCGAAGGCAAGTATAAAGGCCGCATCTTTGTTGCTGCCAACCACTCGGCGGGCCCGCCCAAGCAGAATTTCGAGGATTATGCCGCCCACGGCTTTTACACCGACGATCACGGCAAGACTTTCCGCTTAAGTGAGACCGTTCCGGAAACAGGGAGCAACGAAGCTACTGCTGCGCCGCTGACAGGGGGCCGGCTGATGCTGAACGCCCGCAACCAGCAGGGCGATGTACGCGCCCGGATCGTGAGCATTAGCAGCGACGGTGGCGCTACCTGGGATACTACCTATTTCGACCACCAGCTGCCCGATCCGGTAAACGAGGGAAGTTTGCTCCGCATTGGCACGGGAAAAGGCAAAGCCATACTTGCTTTTAGCAACGCCGCCGATCCGCAGCGCCGCGACAACCTGACCCTGCGCCTGAGCTACGACGAAGGAAAAACATGGCCCCGGCAGTACCTCATCGCCAAAAGCCCGGACAATGAGCAAGACTACGCCGCCTACTCCGATCTGGTGAAGGTCGGAAAAGATAAGATCGGCATCCTGTATGAGAAAAACGGCTACCGACAGATCGTGTTCACGGTGGTGCCGGTGGCGCTGAAAGTAAAAAAGTAA
- a CDS encoding AGE family epimerase/isomerase: protein MTSNNSSLDYYKGFYKRQLLEDTVPFWFPRSIDEEYGGYLLMRDADGSLLDDDKAVWIQGRAAWLLSTLYNTVEQKPEWLEGAKKGIDFLRQHCFDEDGRMFFHVTRDGQPIRKRRYFFSETFAVIAFAAYAKASGDEEVAAEARRLFGKCIEYATTPGLLPAKFTGTRPAKGIGVPMILMNTAQQLRDTIGDERCDEWISRWIDEIERDFVKDDIRCVMEQVALDGSIIDHTDGRTLNPGHAIEGAWFILHEARYRNNDPRLIDLGCRMLDYMWERGWDKEHGGILYFRDVYGKPVQEYWHDMKFWWPQNETIIATLLAYLMTGNEKYADWHQQVHEYAYSHFHDKENGEWYGYLHRDGRLSNTAKGNMFKGPFHLPRQEWYCWQILESFGSGK, encoded by the coding sequence ATGACTTCGAATAATTCCTCATTAGACTACTACAAAGGCTTTTACAAGCGTCAGCTCCTGGAAGACACGGTGCCCTTCTGGTTTCCGCGCTCCATCGACGAAGAATACGGCGGCTACCTGCTCATGCGCGACGCAGACGGCAGCCTGCTCGACGACGACAAAGCCGTTTGGATACAGGGCCGCGCTGCCTGGCTGCTCTCCACGCTTTACAACACCGTGGAACAAAAGCCCGAGTGGCTGGAAGGTGCCAAAAAGGGAATTGATTTTCTGCGCCAGCACTGCTTCGACGAAGACGGCCGCATGTTTTTCCACGTGACACGCGATGGCCAGCCCATCCGCAAGCGCCGTTATTTCTTCTCCGAGACTTTTGCCGTGATCGCCTTTGCCGCTTACGCCAAAGCCAGCGGCGACGAAGAAGTGGCCGCCGAAGCCCGCAGGCTTTTCGGCAAGTGCATCGAGTACGCCACCACGCCCGGTCTGTTGCCGGCCAAATTTACCGGCACGCGCCCGGCCAAAGGGATTGGCGTGCCGATGATTTTGATGAACACAGCCCAGCAGCTGCGCGACACCATCGGCGATGAGCGTTGCGACGAGTGGATCTCCAGATGGATCGACGAGATTGAACGCGACTTTGTGAAGGACGATATCCGCTGCGTGATGGAGCAGGTGGCTCTGGATGGCAGCATCATCGACCATACTGACGGCCGGACCCTGAACCCGGGCCACGCCATCGAAGGCGCCTGGTTTATACTTCATGAAGCCCGCTACCGCAACAACGACCCGCGCCTGATCGACCTGGGCTGCCGCATGCTCGACTACATGTGGGAGCGGGGCTGGGACAAAGAACACGGCGGCATTTTATACTTCCGGGATGTGTACGGCAAACCCGTGCAGGAGTACTGGCACGACATGAAGTTCTGGTGGCCGCAGAACGAAACCATCATTGCCACGCTGCTGGCCTACCTGATGACCGGCAACGAGAAATATGCCGATTGGCACCAGCAGGTGCACGAGTATGCCTACAGCCACTTCCACGACAAGGAGAACGGTGAGTGGTACGGCTACCTGCACCGCGATGGCCGCCTGTCGAATACGGCCAAAGGCAATATGTTCAAAGGCCCGTTCCATTTGCCGCGCCAGGAATGGTACTGCTGGCAGATACTGGAAAGTTTTGGGAGCGGGAAGTAG
- a CDS encoding GDSL-type esterase/lipase family protein — MRRFFILVLLGILVSLPGLAQPKVLKVACIGNSVTYGYGIENREQNAYPAQLQKLLGEKYEVANFGLSGATLLEKGHRPYNQTQQYKEALAYKPDIAIIHLGLNDTDPRNWPNYRDEFAGNYAAIIDTLRAVNPAVQVYICRLTPIFSGHPRFQSGTREWFWQIQSLIPVIARSKQTGLIDLHTPLYRRPDLFPDNLHPTKEGATILASTIYSAITGKYGGLQLAPVFADHMVLQQKMPLPVQGVADTGEEVTVLFGNEKRKATVGADGKWQVLLPPQKAGGPYVMQVSTANKNIRIQDILVGEVWLCSGQSNMAFPLKASVHTGAEMRQAQQASSIRLLKMKPLAETNDVAWDSATLKKVNQLEYFSGTWQRGDSAAAKDFSAVAYYFGKQLQEQLGVPVGLIEVAVGGSGTESWIDRSTLEHHPQLVNMLPNWYTSDFLMPWVRERAAKNMGSAKPGSQSHPYQPAYNYEAGIAPLTSFPIKGVIWYQGESNAHNIELHETLFKTLVSSWRNRWGYELPFYYVQLSSINRPSWPYFRDSQRRMLAEIPNTGMAVSSDLGDASDVHPRQKRQVGERLAAWALAKTYNKRIPYSSPMLKTVTVSGNNAICTFGFGKGLQTSDGQPLRGFEVAGSDLIFRSAKAEIRGGKVIVSSDQVPEPRYVRYAWQPYTTANLVNKAGFPASTFTSYTIQSE, encoded by the coding sequence GTGAGGCGATTCTTTATACTTGTCTTGCTGGGTATACTTGTTTCCCTGCCCGGCCTGGCGCAGCCGAAGGTGCTGAAAGTAGCCTGCATCGGCAATTCCGTTACCTATGGGTATGGTATCGAGAACCGCGAACAGAACGCGTATCCGGCGCAGTTGCAAAAGCTGCTCGGGGAAAAGTATGAAGTCGCTAATTTTGGGTTGAGCGGCGCGACGCTGCTGGAGAAAGGGCACCGGCCTTACAATCAGACGCAGCAGTACAAAGAGGCACTGGCCTACAAGCCCGATATTGCCATCATCCACCTCGGCCTCAACGACACCGACCCGCGCAACTGGCCCAACTACCGCGACGAATTTGCCGGCAACTATGCTGCCATCATCGATACGTTGCGTGCCGTCAACCCCGCTGTGCAGGTTTACATTTGCCGGCTGACGCCCATTTTCTCCGGGCACCCGCGCTTCCAGTCCGGTACCCGGGAGTGGTTCTGGCAGATTCAATCCCTCATACCTGTGATCGCCCGGAGCAAACAGACCGGTTTGATCGATCTGCATACTCCCCTTTACCGCCGCCCCGATCTGTTTCCGGATAACCTGCACCCTACCAAAGAAGGCGCGACCATACTGGCTAGCACCATTTACTCAGCCATTACGGGCAAGTATGGCGGGCTGCAACTGGCCCCGGTTTTTGCAGACCACATGGTGCTGCAGCAGAAAATGCCGCTGCCGGTGCAGGGCGTGGCCGATACAGGAGAAGAAGTGACTGTGCTCTTTGGAAATGAAAAACGAAAAGCCACAGTCGGTGCCGACGGCAAGTGGCAGGTGCTACTTCCGCCGCAGAAAGCAGGCGGACCTTACGTAATGCAGGTTTCCACGGCAAATAAAAACATACGCATCCAAGATATCCTGGTAGGGGAAGTATGGCTGTGTTCGGGCCAGTCCAATATGGCATTTCCGCTGAAAGCTTCTGTGCACACGGGTGCCGAGATGCGGCAGGCGCAGCAGGCGTCTTCCATCCGTTTGCTGAAAATGAAGCCATTGGCTGAAACCAACGACGTGGCCTGGGATTCCGCCACGTTGAAAAAAGTAAACCAACTGGAGTACTTTTCCGGCACCTGGCAGCGCGGCGACTCTGCCGCGGCAAAAGACTTTTCGGCCGTTGCCTATTATTTCGGGAAGCAATTGCAGGAGCAACTGGGCGTACCGGTCGGGCTGATCGAAGTGGCTGTGGGCGGCTCGGGCACCGAGTCCTGGATCGACCGATCTACGCTCGAGCATCATCCGCAATTGGTGAACATGCTGCCCAATTGGTATACCTCCGATTTCCTGATGCCCTGGGTGCGGGAGCGGGCGGCCAAAAATATGGGAAGTGCAAAACCAGGCAGTCAGAGCCATCCTTACCAACCTGCCTATAACTACGAGGCGGGCATTGCGCCGCTTACGTCCTTTCCTATCAAAGGCGTTATCTGGTACCAGGGAGAAAGCAATGCCCACAACATCGAGCTGCACGAAACACTGTTCAAAACACTGGTCAGCAGCTGGCGCAACAGGTGGGGTTATGAGTTGCCATTTTATTACGTGCAGCTCTCCAGCATCAACCGTCCCAGCTGGCCGTATTTCCGCGACAGCCAGCGCCGGATGCTGGCAGAAATACCGAACACCGGCATGGCCGTCAGCAGCGATCTGGGAGATGCGAGTGATGTGCATCCGAGGCAAAAAAGACAGGTAGGAGAGCGGCTGGCCGCCTGGGCGCTGGCAAAAACCTATAACAAGCGCATTCCCTACAGCAGTCCTATGTTGAAAACTGTAACGGTATCAGGCAACAATGCCATCTGTACCTTCGGGTTCGGCAAAGGCCTGCAGACCAGCGACGGCCAGCCCCTTCGCGGCTTTGAAGTGGCGGGCAGCGACCTGATTTTCAGGAGTGCAAAAGCTGAGATCCGGGGCGGCAAAGTGATTGTTTCTTCAGATCAGGTGCCGGAGCCCAGGTATGTGCGCTATGCCTGGCAACCGTACACCACGGCCAACCTGGTGAACAAAGCCGGTTTCCCTGCTTCTACTTTCACAAGCTATACTATCCAAAGCGAATAA